The genomic interval GCGCATGCCGGCCTCGTAGGAGACACCGGCCGTCTCGGGCGTGACGGAGATCAGGTCGTGCAGGTCGCCGCCGGCGAAGAAGCTCTTCTTGGCGGAGGCGACGATCACACCGCGGACGCTGTCGCGCTGCTCGGCCAGCCGCGCGGTGACGGCCTCCAGCGAGTCGATGAACGCGGCGTTCATGGTGTTGACCGACCGGGACGGGTCGTCGAGGACGAGGGTGACGACGCCGGTGTCGTCCTGCTCCCAGCGGATGGTGGTGGACTCGCTGCTCATGAGGGTGTGCTCCAGGTGATCCGTCGGGAGGGGGTCAGACGCGCTCGACGATGGTGGCGATGCCCATGCCGCCGCCGACGCAGAGCGTGGCGAGCCCGTAGCGCTTGTCCTGGCGCTCCAGTTCGTCGACGAGGGTGCCCAGGATCATCGCGCCGGTCGCGCCGAGCGGGTGGCCGAGCGCGATGGCGCCGCCGTTGACGTTGACCTTGTCCAGCGACAGGCCCATGTCCTTCACGAACCGCAGCACGACGGCCGCGAACGCCTCGTTGATCTCGACCAGGTCGATGTCGTCGACGGTCAGCCCGGCCTTGGCGAGCGCCTTGCGGGTGGCGGGCGCGGGGCCGGTGAGCATGATGGTCGGCTCGGAGCCGGAGACGGCGGCGGAGACGATCCGGGCGCGCGGGGTGAGGCCGTGGCGCTCGCCGGCCTCCTTGGAGCCGATCGCGACCAGGGCGGCGCCGTCGACGATGCCGGAGGAGTTGCCCGCGTGGTGGACGTGGTCGATCCGCTCCACCCAGTGGTACTTCTGCAGCGCCACCGCGTCGAAGCCGCCCAGCTCGCCGATGTCCGCGAAGGACGGCTTGAGCTTCGCGAGGGAGTCGGCGGTGGTGCCGGGGCGCAGGTGCTCGTCGTGGTCGAGGACGACCAGGCCGCTGCGGTCCTTCACCGGGACGACGGACCGCCCGAAGCGGCCCTCCTTCCAGGCCGTGGCCGCCCGTTCCTGGGAGAGGGCGGCGTACTCGTCGACGTCCCGCCGGG from Streptomyces sp. DH-12 carries:
- a CDS encoding acetyl-CoA C-acetyltransferase codes for the protein MSTEAYVYDAIRTPRGRGKANGALHGTKPIDLVVGLIHEIRARFPGLDPAAVDDIVLGVVGPVGDQGSDIARIAAIASGLPDTVAGVQENRFCASGLEAVNMAAMKVRSGWEDLVLAGGVESMSRVPMASDGGAWFNDPMTNLEVNFVPQGIGADLIATLEGFSRRDVDEYAALSQERAATAWKEGRFGRSVVPVKDRSGLVVLDHDEHLRPGTTADSLAKLKPSFADIGELGGFDAVALQKYHWVERIDHVHHAGNSSGIVDGAALVAIGSKEAGERHGLTPRARIVSAAVSGSEPTIMLTGPAPATRKALAKAGLTVDDIDLVEINEAFAAVVLRFVKDMGLSLDKVNVNGGAIALGHPLGATGAMILGTLVDELERQDKRYGLATLCVGGGMGIATIVERV